A DNA window from Bradyrhizobium barranii subsp. barranii contains the following coding sequences:
- a CDS encoding IS630-like element ISRj1 family transposase has product MIPEAREVHLSRKDRKVLEACCRSPVTLQRDLKRARIVLLAADGRSTRSIAKEVGVQPRIVSLWRHRYADHGLEGLQDKPRPGKQPIYTKTTDKRILKLLDKPPPQGFARWTGPLLAEALGDVDVQYVWRFLRSHKIDLVARKSWCESNDPNFTAKAADVVGLYVAPPAKAIVLCVDEKPSIQALERAQGYLKLPNGRALTGQSHDYKRHGTTTLFAALEVATGKIIATHSKRRRRVEFLDFMNSVTAAFPNRKLHVILDNLNTHKKNEDWLKAHPNVQFHFTPTSASWLNQVEVWFSILQGQSLSGTSFTSLKQLQEHIDAYVNAYNDRAEPFVWTKKKVRQRRFKGRRITQL; this is encoded by the coding sequence ATGATACCCGAAGCAAGAGAAGTCCACCTTTCGAGGAAAGATCGCAAGGTGCTTGAGGCGTGCTGTCGCTCACCGGTGACGTTGCAGCGCGATTTGAAGCGGGCGCGGATAGTTCTGTTGGCGGCGGATGGGCGCAGCACCCGGTCGATCGCCAAGGAAGTTGGGGTCCAGCCGCGGATTGTCAGCCTTTGGCGGCATCGCTATGCCGACCATGGCCTTGAAGGGCTGCAAGACAAGCCGCGGCCTGGCAAGCAGCCGATCTATACGAAGACGACCGACAAGCGGATTCTGAAGCTGCTGGATAAGCCGCCACCGCAAGGGTTTGCGCGCTGGACCGGCCCCCTGCTGGCCGAGGCGCTGGGCGATGTCGATGTCCAATATGTCTGGCGGTTCCTGCGCAGCCACAAGATTGACCTGGTGGCTCGCAAGTCCTGGTGCGAGAGCAACGACCCGAACTTTACGGCCAAAGCCGCCGATGTTGTCGGCCTCTATGTCGCGCCGCCGGCGAAGGCCATTGTGCTGTGCGTGGACGAGAAGCCCTCGATCCAGGCTTTGGAGCGAGCGCAGGGTTATCTGAAGTTGCCCAATGGCCGCGCCTTAACCGGCCAAAGCCACGATTACAAGCGGCATGGCACCACAACATTGTTTGCGGCGCTCGAAGTCGCCACCGGAAAGATCATCGCGACCCATTCAAAACGCCGGCGCCGCGTCGAGTTTCTCGATTTCATGAACAGCGTCACCGCGGCTTTTCCGAACCGCAAGCTTCACGTCATCCTCGACAACCTCAACACCCATAAAAAGAACGAGGACTGGCTCAAGGCCCACCCCAACGTGCAATTTCATTTCACGCCGACAAGTGCGTCATGGCTCAATCAGGTCGAAGTATGGTTTTCCATCTTGCAGGGGCAGTCGCTCAGCGGCACCTCCTTCACGAGCCTCAAGCAGCTTCAGGAACACATCGATGCCTACGTCAACGCATACAACGACAGAGCCGAGCCCTTCGTCTGGACCAAGAAAAAGGTCCGTCAACGCCGTTTCAAAGGCCGCCGTATCACTCAGCTCTGA
- a CDS encoding aspartate-semialdehyde dehydrogenase — translation MGYKVAVVGATGNVGREMLNILDERKFPADEVVALASRRSVGVEVSYGDRTLKVKALEHYDFSDVDICLMSAGGSVSKEWSPKIGAAGTVVIDNSSAWRMDPDVPLIVPEVNADATAGFKKKNIIANPNCSTAQLVVALKPLHDKATIKRVVVSTYQSVSGAGKDAMDELFSQTKAVYTNSELIAKKFPKRIAFNVIPQIDVFMEDGYTKEEWKMMAETKKILDPKIKLSATCVRVPVFVGHSEAINIEFENPITADEARDILRKAPGCLVIDKQEPGGYATPYEAAGEDATYISRIREDATVENGLVLWCVSDNLRKGAALNAIQIAEVLINRKLISAKKKAA, via the coding sequence ATGGGTTACAAAGTCGCAGTCGTCGGCGCGACCGGCAATGTCGGACGGGAAATGCTCAACATCCTTGATGAACGCAAATTCCCCGCGGACGAGGTCGTGGCCCTGGCGTCACGCCGCAGCGTCGGCGTCGAGGTCTCCTATGGCGACCGGACCCTGAAGGTCAAAGCGCTCGAGCACTATGACTTCTCCGATGTCGATATCTGCCTGATGTCGGCGGGCGGCTCGGTGTCGAAGGAATGGTCGCCGAAGATCGGCGCCGCCGGCACCGTCGTGATCGACAACTCGTCCGCCTGGCGCATGGATCCGGACGTGCCGCTGATCGTGCCCGAGGTGAACGCGGATGCGACGGCCGGCTTCAAGAAGAAGAATATCATCGCCAACCCGAACTGCTCGACCGCGCAGCTCGTGGTCGCGCTGAAGCCGCTGCACGACAAGGCGACGATCAAGCGCGTCGTGGTCTCGACCTATCAATCGGTCTCGGGCGCCGGCAAGGATGCGATGGACGAATTGTTCTCGCAGACCAAGGCCGTCTACACCAACAGCGAGCTGATCGCGAAGAAATTCCCCAAGCGCATCGCCTTCAACGTCATCCCCCAGATCGACGTCTTCATGGAGGACGGCTACACCAAGGAAGAGTGGAAGATGATGGCGGAGACCAAGAAGATCCTTGATCCCAAGATCAAGCTCTCCGCGACCTGCGTGCGCGTGCCGGTGTTCGTCGGCCACTCCGAGGCCATCAACATCGAGTTCGAGAATCCGATCACGGCGGACGAGGCACGCGACATCCTGCGCAAGGCGCCGGGCTGCCTCGTCATCGACAAGCAGGAGCCCGGTGGCTACGCCACGCCGTATGAAGCCGCCGGCGAGGACGCCACCTATATCAGCCGCATCCGCGAGGACGCGACGGTGGAGAACGGCCTCGTGCTGTGGTGCGTGTCCGACAATCTGCGCAAGGGCGCGGCGCTCAACGCCATCCAGATCGCGGAAGTGCTGATCAACCGCAAGCTGATCAGCGCGAAGAAGAAGGCGGCGTAA
- the leuB gene encoding 3-isopropylmalate dehydrogenase, producing MATHKLLLLPGDGIGPEVMGEVKRLIDWLNSAGIAKFETDTGLVGGSAYDAHKVSISEGDMAKALAADAIIFGAVGGPKWDAVPYEVRPEAGLLRLRKDLALFANLRPAVCYPALADASSLKREAVEGLDIVIVRELTGGVYFGEPKTITDLGNGQKRAVDTQVYDTYEIERIGRVAFELARKRKNKVTSMEKRNVMKSGVLWNEVMTAVHKREYPDVTLEHQLADSGGMMLVKAPKQFDVIVTDNLFGDMLSDIAAMLTGSLGMLPSASLGEVDVKSKKRKALYEPVHGSAPDIAGKGLANPIAMISSFGMALRYSFDMGDLADKVDAAIAAVLASGLRTADIKSEGTTAASTTQMGEAILKELQKLHA from the coding sequence ATGGCGACCCACAAATTGCTGCTGCTCCCCGGCGACGGTATCGGCCCCGAGGTGATGGGCGAGGTGAAGCGGCTGATCGACTGGCTCAATTCGGCAGGGATCGCCAAATTCGAGACCGATACCGGACTCGTCGGCGGCTCCGCCTATGACGCCCACAAGGTGTCGATCTCCGAGGGCGACATGGCCAAGGCGCTGGCCGCCGACGCCATCATCTTCGGCGCGGTCGGCGGCCCGAAGTGGGATGCCGTTCCTTACGAGGTGCGCCCCGAAGCCGGCCTGCTCCGCCTGCGCAAGGATCTCGCCCTGTTCGCCAACCTCCGTCCCGCCGTCTGCTATCCGGCGCTGGCCGATGCCTCCAGCCTGAAGCGCGAGGCGGTCGAGGGTCTCGACATCGTCATCGTGCGCGAACTCACCGGCGGCGTCTATTTCGGCGAGCCCAAAACCATCACCGATCTCGGCAACGGCCAGAAGCGTGCCGTCGATACCCAGGTCTACGACACCTATGAGATCGAGCGCATCGGCCGCGTCGCCTTCGAGCTTGCCAGGAAGCGCAAGAACAAGGTGACGTCGATGGAGAAGCGCAACGTCATGAAGTCGGGCGTGCTCTGGAACGAGGTCATGACGGCGGTCCACAAGCGCGAATATCCTGACGTCACGCTCGAGCACCAGCTCGCCGATTCCGGCGGCATGATGCTGGTGAAGGCGCCGAAGCAGTTCGACGTCATCGTCACCGACAATCTGTTCGGCGACATGCTCTCCGACATCGCGGCAATGCTGACGGGGTCGCTCGGCATGCTGCCCTCGGCTTCGCTCGGTGAGGTCGATGTGAAGAGCAAGAAGCGCAAGGCGCTGTACGAGCCCGTGCACGGCTCGGCACCCGACATCGCCGGAAAGGGCCTCGCGAATCCCATCGCGATGATCTCGTCCTTTGGCATGGCGCTGCGCTATTCCTTCGACATGGGCGATCTCGCCGACAAGGTCGATGCCGCGATCGCCGCGGTGCTGGCGAGCGGCCTGCGCACCGCCGACATCAAGTCGGAAGGCACCACGGCCGCCTCGACCACGCAGATGGGCGAAGCGATCCTGAAGGAATTGCAGAAGCTGCACGCGTAG
- a CDS encoding molybdopterin-binding protein produces MAKRSFLIPGVDKRLLIKDSIKSMPDFTRRRFIAGGASLGALTLLTGCDVVDSSSADTLLAKVSKFNDAVQAWMFNPDALAPTFPESAITKPFPFNAYYDLDDAPDVDGADWKLEVRGLVDNKKSWTLDELYKLPQVTQITRHICVEGWSAIGSWTGTPLRDFLKLIGADTRAKYVWFQCADKDGYNSPLDMRSALHPQTQMTFKYANEILPRAYGFPMKIRVPTKLGFKNPKYVVSMEVTNDYKGGYWEDQGYNSFSGS; encoded by the coding sequence ATGGCGAAACGTTCATTCCTGATCCCCGGCGTCGACAAGCGGCTGCTGATCAAGGACTCCATCAAGTCCATGCCGGACTTCACCCGCCGCCGCTTCATCGCCGGCGGCGCCAGCCTCGGCGCGCTGACGCTGCTCACCGGCTGCGACGTCGTCGATTCCTCGTCGGCCGATACCCTGCTCGCGAAGGTCTCGAAGTTCAACGACGCCGTGCAGGCGTGGATGTTCAATCCCGACGCGCTGGCGCCGACCTTCCCCGAGAGCGCGATTACGAAACCGTTCCCGTTCAACGCCTATTACGATCTCGACGACGCGCCCGATGTCGACGGCGCCGACTGGAAGCTCGAGGTGCGCGGCCTCGTCGACAACAAGAAGTCCTGGACCCTGGACGAGCTCTACAAGCTGCCGCAGGTCACGCAGATCACCCGCCACATCTGTGTCGAGGGCTGGAGCGCGATCGGAAGCTGGACCGGCACGCCGCTCCGCGATTTCCTCAAGCTGATCGGCGCCGACACGCGTGCGAAATACGTTTGGTTCCAGTGCGCCGACAAGGACGGCTACAACTCGCCGCTGGACATGCGCAGCGCGCTGCATCCGCAAACCCAGATGACGTTCAAATACGCGAACGAGATTTTGCCGCGCGCCTACGGTTTCCCGATGAAGATCCGCGTGCCGACGAAACTCGGATTCAAGAACCCGAAATACGTGGTCTCGATGGAAGTCACCAACGACTACAAGGGCGGCTATTGGGAAGACCAGGGGTACAATTCGTTCAGCGGGAGCTAG
- a CDS encoding carbonic anhydrase, producing the protein MITFPKHLLEGYKAFATQRLPTEQSRYRELSVKGQFPEVMVIGCCDSRVSPEVIFDVGPGELFVVRNIANLVPVYQPDGNAHGVSAALEYAVTVLKVKHIVVLGHAQCGGIRAFVDKIEPLTPGDFIGKWMQMFIKPGEVVEQRDHETMAQFVERIEKAAVFRSLENLMTFPFVQKAVDSGQMQTHGAYFGVAEGSLFVLDKVAKEFKSVRNAA; encoded by the coding sequence ATGATCACATTCCCGAAGCATTTGCTGGAAGGCTACAAGGCCTTCGCCACCCAGCGGCTGCCGACCGAGCAGAGCCGCTATCGCGAGCTGTCGGTGAAGGGGCAGTTCCCGGAAGTGATGGTGATCGGCTGCTGCGACAGCCGCGTCTCGCCCGAGGTGATCTTCGACGTCGGACCGGGTGAACTGTTCGTCGTCCGCAACATCGCCAATCTGGTGCCGGTGTATCAGCCCGACGGCAATGCGCACGGCGTCTCCGCGGCGCTGGAATATGCCGTGACGGTGCTGAAGGTGAAACACATCGTCGTGCTCGGGCACGCGCAATGCGGCGGCATCCGCGCCTTCGTCGACAAGATCGAGCCGCTCACGCCGGGCGACTTCATCGGCAAATGGATGCAGATGTTCATCAAGCCGGGCGAAGTGGTCGAGCAGCGCGACCACGAGACCATGGCGCAGTTCGTCGAGCGCATCGAGAAGGCCGCGGTGTTCCGCAGCCTGGAAAACCTGATGACGTTTCCGTTCGTGCAGAAGGCGGTGGACTCAGGCCAGATGCAGACCCATGGCGCCTATTTCGGCGTGGCAGAGGGGTCGCTGTTCGTGCTGGACAAGGTCGCGAAGGAATTCAAGAGCGTGCGCAACGCGGCTTGA
- a CDS encoding YbfB/YjiJ family MFS transporter — protein sequence MRAPDRPPPDAHPARLILTLSLAATVGLGIGRFAYALVLPDMREDLGWSYSAAGFMNTINAVGYLVGALVASRLIQRVGWSAAIRGGTLACVAALATCALTGNFVALSLARLVLGLGAAAGFVAGGALAAAIAQSRPERANFLLSLFYAGPGIGILASGLIAPFTLQYFGPGSWWLVWWALTLLSVVMTVPLFLIRIESGVRFSEGSHAAFAILPVLIYLAGYFLFGAGYIAYMTFMIAYVRDGGGGAAAQAAFWSLIGLSAFVTPWVWRGVLALDRGGLATAIILGTNALGAALPMLGHSPAWLAVSAVVFGVAFFAVVGSTTAFVRFNYPPEMWPTAIAAMTISFGVGQTLGPIEVGAITDALGSLSYALNVSAALLALGAVAALCQRKVGPAKQSVP from the coding sequence TTGCGCGCCCCTGATCGTCCCCCGCCCGACGCACATCCCGCGCGGCTGATCCTGACCCTGTCGCTGGCGGCGACGGTCGGGCTCGGCATCGGCCGCTTTGCCTATGCGCTGGTGCTGCCCGATATGCGGGAGGACCTCGGCTGGTCCTACTCGGCGGCCGGTTTCATGAACACCATCAATGCCGTCGGCTACCTCGTGGGCGCGCTTGTCGCGTCCCGGCTGATCCAGCGCGTCGGCTGGTCGGCGGCGATCCGCGGCGGAACCCTCGCCTGCGTCGCCGCGCTCGCCACCTGCGCGCTGACAGGCAATTTCGTTGCGCTGAGCCTCGCACGCCTCGTGCTGGGCTTGGGTGCGGCGGCCGGCTTCGTCGCCGGCGGCGCGCTGGCCGCGGCTATCGCGCAGTCGCGCCCGGAACGGGCCAATTTCCTGCTCAGCCTGTTCTATGCCGGGCCCGGCATAGGGATTCTCGCCTCGGGGCTGATCGCCCCGTTCACGCTGCAATATTTTGGGCCGGGCTCGTGGTGGCTGGTGTGGTGGGCGCTGACGCTGCTGTCCGTCGTGATGACCGTGCCGCTGTTCCTGATCCGCATCGAGAGTGGGGTGCGCTTCTCGGAAGGCAGCCACGCCGCCTTCGCGATTCTACCCGTGCTGATCTATCTCGCCGGCTACTTCCTGTTTGGCGCCGGCTACATCGCCTACATGACCTTCATGATCGCGTATGTGCGCGACGGCGGCGGCGGGGCCGCGGCGCAGGCCGCGTTCTGGAGCCTGATCGGCCTCAGCGCCTTCGTCACACCCTGGGTCTGGCGCGGCGTGCTGGCGCTCGACCGCGGCGGACTTGCCACCGCCATCATCCTCGGCACCAACGCGCTCGGCGCGGCCCTGCCGATGCTTGGGCATTCGCCGGCGTGGCTTGCGGTCTCGGCGGTGGTGTTCGGCGTCGCCTTCTTCGCCGTGGTCGGCTCGACCACGGCCTTCGTGCGCTTCAACTATCCGCCCGAGATGTGGCCTACCGCGATCGCGGCAATGACGATCTCGTTCGGCGTCGGGCAGACGCTCGGCCCGATCGAGGTCGGCGCGATCACGGATGCACTGGGGAGTCTGAGTTACGCATTGAATGTGTCAGCGGCGCTGCTGGCGCTGGGGGCGGTGGCCGCGTTGTGCCAGCGCAAGGTGGGGCCGGCCAAGCAATCGGTGCCGTAG
- a CDS encoding malonate--CoA ligase — MNQAANANLFSRLFDGLDDPKRLAVETQDGAHISYGDLIARAGQMANVLVARGVKPGDRVAVQVEKSVANIVLYLATVRAGAVYLPLNTAYTLNELDYFIGDAEPSLVVCDPSKAEGLAPIAAKVKAKVETLGPDGNGSLTEAADKASSEFATVSRVNDDLAAILYTSGTTGRSKGAMLTHDNLASNSLSLVGYWRFTDKDVLIHALPIYHTHGLFVATNVTLFSRASMIFLPKLDPDLIIKLMARATVLMGVPTFYTRLLQNSALSRETTKHMRLFISGSAPLLAETHREWSARTGHAVLERYGMTETNMNTSNPYDGERVPGAVGFPLPGVSVRVTEPETGKELPRDEIGMIEVKGPNVFRGYWRMPEKTKSEFRPDGFFITGDLGKVDDKGYVHILGRGKDLVISGGFNVYPKEIESELDAMPGVVESAVIGVPHADFGEGVTAVLVCNKGADVTEAAVLKALDGRLAKFKMPKRVFVVDELPRNTMGKVQKNVLRDTYKDIYAKK, encoded by the coding sequence ATGAACCAAGCTGCCAACGCCAACCTGTTTTCCCGCCTGTTCGACGGCCTGGACGATCCCAAACGCCTCGCGGTCGAGACGCAGGACGGCGCCCATATCAGCTATGGCGATCTGATCGCGCGGGCCGGGCAAATGGCGAACGTGCTGGTCGCGCGCGGGGTGAAGCCTGGCGACCGCGTCGCGGTGCAGGTGGAGAAATCGGTCGCCAATATCGTGCTGTATCTGGCCACCGTGCGGGCCGGCGCGGTCTATTTGCCGCTGAACACGGCCTATACGCTGAACGAGCTCGATTACTTCATCGGCGATGCCGAGCCGTCGCTGGTGGTCTGCGATCCCTCCAAGGCGGAAGGGCTCGCCCCGATCGCCGCCAAGGTGAAGGCCAAGGTCGAGACGCTCGGACCCGACGGCAACGGCTCGCTGACGGAAGCCGCCGACAAGGCCAGCAGCGAATTCGCGACCGTCTCACGGGTAAACGACGATCTCGCCGCGATCCTCTACACGTCGGGCACCACCGGCCGCTCCAAGGGCGCGATGCTGACGCACGACAATCTCGCGTCGAACTCGCTCTCGCTCGTCGGCTATTGGCGCTTCACCGACAAGGACGTGCTGATCCACGCGCTGCCGATCTACCATACGCACGGCCTGTTCGTGGCGACCAACGTCACGCTGTTTTCGCGGGCGTCGATGATCTTCCTGCCGAAGCTCGACCCTGATCTCATCATCAAGCTGATGGCGCGCGCCACGGTGCTGATGGGCGTGCCGACCTTCTACACGCGGCTGCTCCAGAACTCCGCGCTGTCGCGCGAGACCACAAAGCACATGCGGCTGTTCATCTCGGGCTCCGCGCCGTTGCTCGCCGAAACCCATCGCGAATGGTCGGCGCGCACCGGACACGCGGTGCTCGAGCGCTACGGCATGACCGAGACCAACATGAACACGTCGAACCCGTATGACGGCGAGCGCGTGCCCGGCGCGGTCGGCTTTCCCCTCCCCGGCGTCTCCGTGCGCGTGACCGAGCCCGAGACCGGCAAGGAGCTGCCGCGCGACGAAATCGGCATGATCGAGGTGAAGGGCCCGAACGTCTTTAGGGGTTATTGGCGCATGCCGGAGAAGACCAAGTCCGAATTCCGGCCCGACGGCTTCTTCATCACCGGCGACCTCGGCAAGGTCGACGACAAGGGCTACGTCCACATTCTCGGCCGCGGCAAGGATCTCGTGATCTCCGGCGGCTTCAACGTCTACCCCAAGGAAATCGAGAGTGAGCTCGACGCCATGCCCGGCGTGGTCGAGTCCGCCGTGATCGGCGTGCCCCATGCCGATTTCGGCGAAGGCGTCACGGCGGTTCTGGTCTGCAACAAGGGCGCCGACGTCACCGAAGCCGCCGTGCTGAAGGCGCTCGACGGAAGGCTGGCAAAGTTCAAGATGCCCAAGCGCGTCTTCGTCGTCGACGAATTGCCGCGCAACACCATGGGCAAGGTGCAGAAGAACGTGCTGCGGGATACGTACAAGGATATTTACGCGAAGAAATAG
- a CDS encoding cytochrome b/b6 domain-containing protein, with product MSSLTVSDEQVSATPAKVIQPAWVRVMHWTNAVAMILMILSGWQIYNASPLFGFSFPREYTLGGWLGGGLLWHFAAMWLLMINGLAYLITGFATGRFRKKLLPITPSGVLHDVRAALTFKLGHDDLSVYNYVQRALYAGIIVVGVLIVLSGLSMWKPVQLHWLVMLFGDYPTARYVHFFCMAAICAFLVVHVLLALLVPKSLRAMIIGR from the coding sequence ATGTCGAGCCTCACAGTCAGCGACGAGCAGGTCAGCGCCACCCCCGCCAAAGTGATCCAGCCGGCCTGGGTCCGCGTCATGCACTGGACCAATGCGGTCGCCATGATCCTGATGATCCTGTCGGGCTGGCAGATCTACAACGCCTCGCCGCTGTTCGGCTTCAGTTTTCCGCGCGAATATACGCTTGGCGGCTGGCTCGGCGGCGGCCTGCTCTGGCACTTTGCGGCCATGTGGCTCTTGATGATCAACGGCCTCGCCTATCTCATCACCGGCTTCGCCACCGGCCGCTTCCGCAAAAAATTGCTGCCGATCACGCCGTCCGGTGTGCTCCACGACGTCAGGGCTGCCCTGACCTTCAAGCTCGGCCATGACGATCTGAGCGTCTACAATTACGTGCAGCGGGCGCTGTACGCCGGCATCATCGTGGTTGGCGTGCTGATCGTGCTGTCGGGCCTGTCGATGTGGAAGCCGGTACAACTGCATTGGCTCGTGATGCTGTTCGGCGACTACCCGACCGCGCGCTACGTCCATTTCTTCTGCATGGCCGCGATCTGCGCCTTCCTCGTCGTTCACGTCTTGCTCGCGCTGCTGGTGCCGAAGAGCCTGCGCGCGATGATCATTGGTCGCTGA
- a CDS encoding SDR family oxidoreductase — protein sequence MTKNGKRVAWVTGGGSGIGEAGAEALAADGWIVVVSGRRKDALDTVVARIAKAGGAAEAIALDVSNAAEAQKAADQIVAKHGRIDLLVNNAGINVPKRSWKDMELEGWDKLVQVNLNGVLYCMRAVLPTMRKQQDGSIINVSSWTGRHVSKMPGPAYTTTKHAVLALTHSFNMDECVNGLRACCLMPGEVATPILKLRPVVPSEEEQAKMLQSEDLGRTIAFIASMPPRVCINELLISPTHNRGFIQTPNNRD from the coding sequence ATGACCAAAAACGGGAAACGCGTGGCCTGGGTAACGGGCGGCGGCAGCGGCATCGGGGAGGCCGGCGCCGAGGCGCTCGCGGCCGACGGCTGGATAGTCGTGGTCTCGGGGCGCCGCAAGGACGCCCTGGATACCGTGGTTGCCAGGATTGCCAAGGCAGGCGGGGCGGCCGAGGCCATTGCGCTCGATGTGTCCAACGCCGCCGAAGCCCAGAAGGCGGCCGATCAAATCGTCGCAAAGCACGGCCGCATCGACCTGCTCGTGAACAATGCCGGTATCAATGTCCCCAAGCGGAGCTGGAAGGACATGGAACTGGAGGGCTGGGACAAGCTCGTCCAGGTCAATCTCAACGGCGTGCTGTATTGCATGCGCGCAGTGTTGCCCACGATGCGCAAGCAGCAGGATGGCTCGATCATCAACGTCTCGTCCTGGACCGGCCGCCACGTCTCGAAGATGCCGGGCCCGGCCTACACCACCACCAAGCATGCGGTGCTGGCGCTGACTCATTCCTTCAACATGGACGAATGCGTCAACGGCCTGCGCGCCTGCTGCCTGATGCCGGGCGAAGTGGCGACCCCGATCTTGAAGCTGCGCCCGGTGGTGCCGAGCGAGGAGGAGCAGGCCAAGATGCTGCAATCGGAAGATCTGGGCCGCACCATCGCGTTCATCGCATCGATGCCGCCGCGCGTCTGCATCAACGAGCTCCTGATCAGCCCGACGCATAATCGCGGATTCATTCAGACGCCGAACAACAGGGATTGA
- a CDS encoding DapH/DapD/GlmU-related protein — protein sequence MDASPRPKIAETIIHETVRQREAQIGRRCEILANTRIEYAALGDYSYLGENCEVADAVIGKFSAIANSVRIGAPNHPMGRPSQHRFTYCPEYYDATASRDRDFFADRRSDRVIVGNDVWIGHAAILLPGITVGDGAVIAAGAVVSRDVEPYTIVGGVPARAIRKRFDDSVAESLRRIAWWDWPDELIFERLGDFRSEAIEEFCRRYDPAANA from the coding sequence ATGGATGCCTCGCCCCGCCCCAAGATCGCGGAAACCATCATCCATGAAACGGTGCGCCAGCGCGAAGCCCAGATCGGGCGGCGCTGCGAAATCCTCGCCAACACCCGCATCGAATATGCCGCGCTCGGCGACTACTCCTATCTCGGCGAGAACTGCGAGGTCGCCGACGCGGTGATCGGAAAATTCAGCGCCATCGCCAACTCGGTGCGCATCGGCGCGCCTAATCATCCGATGGGCCGGCCGTCCCAGCATCGCTTCACGTATTGCCCCGAATATTACGACGCGACCGCGAGTCGTGACCGCGACTTCTTCGCGGATCGCCGCAGTGACCGCGTCATCGTCGGCAACGATGTCTGGATCGGGCACGCCGCCATCCTGCTGCCGGGCATCACGGTCGGCGACGGGGCGGTGATTGCCGCGGGCGCGGTCGTTAGCCGCGATGTCGAGCCCTACACGATCGTCGGTGGCGTTCCCGCGCGTGCCATCCGCAAGCGCTTTGACGATTCGGTCGCCGAAAGCCTGCGCCGCATTGCCTGGTGGGATTGGCCGGACGAGCTGATCTTCGAGCGCCTGGGCGATTTCCGCTCCGAGGCGATCGAAGAATTTTGCAGGCGCTACGACCCGGCAGCCAACGCCTGA
- a CDS encoding fasciclin domain-containing protein, whose product MSKRIAYLAAAAFSALAITATVVAPVRAEEKTVMVGGAAMFPSKNIVQNAVNSKDHTTLVAAVKAAGLVPTLESKGPFTVFAPTNAAFGKLPAGTVDNLVKPENKATLTKILTYHVVPGKLEASDLTDGKKMKTAEGEELTVKKQDGKVWIVDAKGGTSMVTISNVNQSNGVIHVVDTVLMPAT is encoded by the coding sequence ATGTCGAAGCGTATTGCCTATCTCGCTGCCGCCGCCTTCAGCGCCCTGGCCATCACCGCGACCGTCGTCGCGCCTGTCCGCGCCGAGGAGAAGACCGTCATGGTCGGCGGCGCCGCGATGTTCCCGTCCAAGAACATCGTCCAGAACGCCGTCAACTCGAAGGATCACACCACGCTGGTGGCGGCGGTGAAGGCGGCCGGCCTGGTGCCGACGCTGGAAAGCAAGGGCCCGTTCACGGTGTTCGCGCCCACCAACGCCGCCTTCGGCAAACTGCCGGCCGGCACCGTCGACAATCTGGTCAAGCCCGAGAACAAGGCGACCTTGACCAAGATCCTCACCTACCATGTCGTGCCCGGCAAGCTCGAGGCCTCCGACCTCACCGACGGCAAGAAGATGAAGACCGCCGAAGGCGAGGAGCTGACGGTGAAGAAGCAGGACGGCAAGGTCTGGATCGTCGATGCCAAGGGCGGCACCTCGATGGTGACGATCTCCAACGTCAACCAGTCGAACGGCGTGATCCATGTGGTCGACACCGTGCTGATGCCGGCGACGTAA